From Yersinia hibernica, a single genomic window includes:
- a CDS encoding chemotaxis protein produces the protein MDNFQKEIEERTNLTSSNRFELLLFRLGESQKEQQSELYGINVFKLREIVPMPTLTKAAGMASPMMGVANIRGEIIPVIDLPAIVGCVPKTGLNILLVTEYARSTQAFAVESVDDIVRLEWSQVLAADAGVKSRNITSIARLDNDTASNRLALVLDVEQILYDIIPANRNVQIDSEKTKAFDLKPDAVAIVAEDSKVARSMLEQALKMMNIPAVMHITGLEAWNKIKKIAEEARAEGRPVSDKISFVLTDLEMPEMDGFTLTLNIKRDEFLKNIPVIIHSSLSGSANEDHVRKVGADAYVAKFEANELEAAIHRALDSKKS, from the coding sequence ATGGATAATTTTCAAAAAGAGATAGAGGAGAGAACTAATCTCACCTCCTCCAACAGATTTGAACTGTTGCTGTTCCGTTTAGGGGAGTCCCAAAAGGAACAACAATCGGAGTTATACGGTATTAACGTGTTTAAATTGCGCGAAATTGTCCCGATGCCAACCCTAACCAAAGCGGCAGGCATGGCTTCACCAATGATGGGCGTGGCGAATATACGTGGTGAAATCATTCCTGTAATTGACCTGCCAGCGATTGTGGGGTGTGTGCCCAAAACTGGATTGAATATTCTGCTGGTGACTGAATATGCCCGCAGCACCCAGGCCTTTGCGGTGGAGTCTGTTGACGATATCGTTCGTCTGGAATGGAGCCAGGTACTGGCTGCCGATGCGGGGGTAAAAAGCCGCAATATCACCAGTATCGCCCGGCTCGATAATGACACCGCCAGTAACAGGTTAGCGCTGGTATTAGATGTCGAACAAATTTTATATGACATTATTCCCGCTAACCGCAATGTGCAAATTGATAGCGAGAAAACCAAGGCATTTGATTTGAAGCCGGATGCGGTGGCTATTGTGGCAGAAGATTCAAAAGTGGCCCGCTCTATGCTGGAACAAGCGCTGAAGATGATGAATATTCCCGCCGTGATGCATATCACTGGCTTAGAGGCATGGAATAAAATCAAGAAGATAGCTGAAGAGGCGAGGGCTGAGGGCCGCCCTGTCTCGGATAAAATCTCATTTGTGCTAACTGACTTAGAAATGCCGGAGATGGATGGCTTTACCCTGACATTAAATATTAAGCGGGATGAATTCCTGAAGAATATTCCTGTCATTATCCATTCTTCATTATCGGGGAGTGCGAATGAAGATCATGTCCGCAAAGTGGGTGCTGATGCCTATGTAGCAAAATTCGAAGCTAACGAATTGGAAGCGGCGATTCACCGAGCATTGGACTCAAAAAAGTCCTGA
- the argG gene encoding argininosuccinate synthase: MTTILKHLPINQRVGIAFSGGLDTSAALLWMQKKGAIPYAYTANLGQPDEEDYDAIPRKAMEYGAEKARLIDCRKQLVAEGIAAIQCGAFHNTTAGVTYFNTTPLGRAVTGTMLVAAMKEDGVNIWGDGSTYKGNDIERFYRYGLLTNAELKIYKPWLDTDFIDELGGRHEMSEFMIQSGFDYKMSTEKAYSTDSNMLGATHEAKDLEFLNSSVKIVNPIMGVKFWDENVVVKAEQVSVRFERGYPVALNGVVFDDSVELMMEANRIGGRHGLGMSDQIENRIIEAKSRGIYEAPGMALLHIAYERLLTGIHNEDTIEQYHANGRVLGRLLYQGRWFDPQALMLRDSAQRWVASEITGEVTLELRRGNDYSILNTVSENLTYKPERLTMEKGDSVFSPDDRIGQLTMRNLDITDTREKLFNYVETGLLSSSATTGLPQVDNNNLTVHGLQNKNN; this comes from the coding sequence ATGACAACTATTCTCAAACACCTTCCTATTAATCAGCGTGTTGGTATTGCTTTTTCCGGTGGTTTGGACACCAGCGCAGCACTGCTGTGGATGCAGAAAAAAGGGGCGATTCCTTACGCCTATACCGCCAATCTGGGTCAGCCTGATGAAGAAGATTACGATGCCATTCCGCGTAAAGCGATGGAGTACGGTGCTGAGAAAGCTCGCCTGATTGATTGCCGGAAACAACTGGTTGCTGAGGGGATTGCCGCCATTCAGTGTGGGGCTTTCCATAACACCACTGCGGGTGTTACTTACTTCAACACCACGCCACTGGGTCGGGCGGTTACCGGGACGATGTTAGTTGCCGCAATGAAAGAAGACGGCGTGAATATTTGGGGTGACGGCAGTACTTACAAAGGTAATGATATTGAGCGTTTCTATCGTTACGGTCTGTTGACCAATGCAGAGTTAAAAATTTATAAGCCATGGCTGGATACTGACTTTATTGACGAACTCGGTGGCCGCCATGAAATGTCCGAATTTATGATTCAATCCGGTTTCGATTACAAAATGTCGACCGAAAAAGCCTATTCCACTGACTCCAATATGTTGGGTGCCACTCACGAAGCCAAAGATTTGGAATTCCTGAACTCCAGCGTCAAAATCGTTAACCCGATTATGGGCGTAAAATTCTGGGACGAAAATGTGGTGGTGAAAGCGGAGCAAGTTTCTGTCCGTTTTGAGCGTGGTTATCCGGTTGCGTTAAATGGCGTGGTGTTTGACGACAGTGTTGAGCTGATGATGGAAGCCAATCGCATCGGCGGTCGTCACGGTTTGGGTATGAGCGACCAAATTGAAAACCGCATTATCGAAGCCAAAAGCCGTGGTATTTACGAAGCCCCGGGGATGGCATTGCTGCACATCGCTTATGAACGCCTGCTGACCGGTATTCATAACGAAGATACTATTGAGCAATACCATGCTAATGGCCGCGTGTTGGGCCGGCTGCTGTACCAAGGCCGTTGGTTCGATCCACAAGCACTGATGCTGCGTGACTCGGCTCAGCGTTGGGTCGCCAGCGAAATCACCGGTGAAGTCACACTGGAACTGCGCCGGGGCAATGATTACTCCATCTTAAATACGGTGTCTGAGAATCTGACTTACAAACCAGAGCGCCTGACCATGGAGAAAGGTGATTCGGTGTTCTCACCCGACGACCGTATTGGGCAGTTAACCATGCGCAATCTGGATATCACTGATACCCGCGAGAAACTCTTCAACTATGTTGAGACCGGGTTACTGTCATCTTCTGCGACGACGGGTTTGCCGCAGGTGGATAACAATAATCTGACCGTACATGGGTTGCAGAACAAGAATAACTAA
- the fbpC gene encoding ferric ABC transporter ATP-binding protein, whose protein sequence is MTNENNGSNKNYFSDKNQVTEKKHFVELKHVSKRFGSNTVIDDLNLAIPKGEMVTLLGPSGCGKTTVLRLVAGLEKPTGGQIFIDGEDVTDRSIQQRDICMVFQSYALFPHMSLGENISYGLKMLGRPKDEIRERVKEALALVDLNGFADRFVDQISGGQQQRVALARALILKPKVLLFDEPLSNLDANLRRSMRDKIRELQQQFNITSLYVTHDQSEAFAVSDTVLVMNKGKIMQIGAPQELYRHPASHFMASFMGDANVFPARINSDSVEIFGYHIPRPQGFAAGYQQATVGVRPEAITLSQQGEPSQRCTINKVAYMGPQYEVLVDWQGQSLLLQVNATQLQPAPGDNYYLQIHPYGMFVLTDAPQ, encoded by the coding sequence ATGACTAACGAAAATAATGGGTCTAACAAAAATTATTTTTCTGATAAAAACCAAGTGACTGAGAAAAAGCATTTTGTCGAACTCAAGCATGTCAGTAAGCGTTTTGGCAGCAATACCGTCATTGATGACTTAAATCTGGCTATCCCTAAAGGCGAAATGGTCACCTTACTTGGGCCCTCCGGCTGTGGTAAAACCACGGTATTACGGCTGGTTGCCGGGCTGGAAAAACCCACTGGCGGGCAAATTTTTATCGACGGTGAGGATGTTACGGACAGATCTATCCAGCAACGGGATATCTGTATGGTGTTTCAGTCCTATGCCTTGTTCCCCCATATGTCTCTGGGCGAAAATATTAGTTATGGCCTGAAAATGCTGGGGCGTCCAAAAGATGAAATTCGCGAACGGGTGAAGGAAGCACTGGCATTGGTGGACTTAAACGGCTTTGCAGACCGTTTTGTCGATCAGATTTCAGGGGGGCAACAGCAGCGCGTGGCGCTGGCAAGGGCACTGATTCTAAAACCTAAAGTGCTGCTGTTTGATGAGCCCCTCAGTAATCTGGATGCTAACTTGCGCCGCAGTATGCGCGATAAGATTCGTGAATTGCAGCAGCAGTTTAATATTACTTCGCTCTATGTGACACACGACCAAAGTGAAGCTTTCGCCGTTTCTGATACCGTATTGGTGATGAATAAAGGCAAAATCATGCAAATTGGTGCACCGCAAGAATTATATCGCCACCCGGCGTCACACTTTATGGCCAGTTTTATGGGGGATGCCAACGTCTTTCCCGCGCGTATCAACAGTGATAGCGTCGAAATCTTTGGCTATCACATCCCTCGTCCACAAGGATTTGCTGCAGGATATCAACAAGCTACCGTGGGTGTAAGACCAGAGGCCATTACCCTTAGCCAGCAAGGTGAGCCAAGCCAGCGCTGCACTATCAATAAAGTAGCTTATATGGGGCCGCAATATGAGGTTTTAGTTGATTGGCAGGGTCAATCATTATTATTGCAAGTGAATGCCACACAGTTGCAACCGGCTCCTGGCGATAACTATTACCTGCAAATTCATCCATATGGCATGTTTGTCCTGACGGATGCCCCGCAATAA
- a CDS encoding ABC transporter permease has protein sequence MTHTLRLPQTRDAIFYWLAFAVAAFALLPTFSLDYGLLEASRSELLLAYGWSGLNISTLWFTLPLVLLFRPLSPQGREHRARHLFDAGFALFCALFVVISSAWLQRGLGFATIGLFIALGAIITLALARLEWLGGDRFVIGSLVTIIALITVFILFPSIAIFIPVFTDESGAFAPWQFMAILGQAHILQVIWNSFVLSVAVGIGCTFFGMVLAIYTTRIAKRSALLGRIFSILPIVTPPFVVGLGVTLMMGRSGYVTELMVTWFGLTNTNWLYGFTGIWLAQVLAFTPMSFMILDGAIKTIHPSLEEASYTLRASRWQTFMQVFLPLLKPALANSFLIVIVQSLADFSNPLVLGGNFDVLATQIYFYITGAQLDYPAASTLGVILLMFSLFIFCIQYMWIGKRSYVTISGKSSRGDVQPLPVTLVWGTTAMLYVWIAFNVLLYGSIFYGSFTVNWGVDYTLTLNNFNQLFGQGFSDGAWPSLLDTLLYAGIAAPITAAFGLLIAYIVVRQQFRGKKTIEFSTMLCFAVPGTVAGVSYILAFNSAPVYLTGTAAIVIISMVMRNVPVGIRAGIAGLGQLDKSLDEASLSLRAGSLRTVIYILLPLLRPAILSALIYSFVRAMTTVSAIVFLVTPDTRVATSYILNRVEDGEYGIAIAYGSILIVVMLAIIFLFDYLVGEARIARSKASNAE, from the coding sequence ATGACACATACTCTGCGGCTCCCGCAGACACGGGATGCTATTTTCTATTGGCTGGCGTTTGCCGTGGCTGCTTTTGCCTTATTACCCACTTTCAGTCTGGATTACGGCCTGCTTGAAGCGAGCCGCTCTGAGCTGCTGCTCGCTTATGGTTGGTCTGGGCTAAACATCAGCACATTGTGGTTTACCCTGCCATTAGTATTGCTTTTCAGACCACTCTCCCCGCAAGGGCGCGAACACCGTGCTCGCCATTTATTTGATGCCGGTTTTGCCCTATTCTGCGCTCTATTCGTGGTAATAAGCTCTGCATGGCTGCAACGTGGCTTAGGTTTTGCCACGATTGGCTTGTTTATTGCTTTGGGGGCCATCATTACATTGGCGCTCGCTCGCCTTGAATGGCTGGGCGGCGACCGTTTTGTAATCGGATCATTGGTCACCATTATTGCTTTGATAACCGTCTTCATTCTGTTTCCCAGTATCGCTATCTTCATTCCGGTGTTTACTGACGAAAGCGGAGCGTTTGCGCCATGGCAATTTATGGCGATCCTCGGGCAGGCGCATATCCTGCAAGTTATCTGGAATTCGTTCGTGCTGTCGGTTGCAGTCGGTATCGGCTGCACATTCTTTGGCATGGTGCTAGCCATTTACACCACCAGAATTGCCAAGCGCTCAGCTTTGCTGGGGCGGATTTTCTCCATTCTGCCGATTGTCACCCCGCCGTTTGTGGTGGGGCTGGGCGTCACCCTGATGATGGGCCGCTCCGGTTATGTCACCGAGTTAATGGTCACGTGGTTCGGCCTAACGAACACTAACTGGCTCTATGGTTTTACCGGTATCTGGCTGGCACAAGTTCTGGCCTTTACCCCGATGTCATTTATGATCCTCGACGGCGCGATTAAAACCATTCATCCGTCGCTGGAAGAAGCCTCTTATACCCTGCGCGCCAGCCGCTGGCAGACTTTTATGCAGGTATTTCTGCCGCTATTGAAACCGGCACTGGCGAACTCATTTTTGATAGTCATTGTGCAGTCACTGGCAGATTTCAGTAACCCACTGGTATTGGGGGGGAACTTTGACGTGCTCGCCACGCAAATCTACTTCTACATCACTGGCGCGCAACTTGATTATCCGGCGGCATCCACACTCGGCGTCATTCTACTGATGTTCTCGCTGTTTATTTTCTGTATCCAATACATGTGGATAGGCAAGCGCTCCTACGTCACCATCTCCGGTAAATCTTCGCGCGGCGATGTCCAACCATTGCCCGTCACTCTGGTGTGGGGCACGACGGCCATGTTGTATGTGTGGATTGCCTTTAACGTGTTGCTTTACGGCAGCATTTTCTATGGCAGCTTTACCGTCAACTGGGGCGTCGATTACACCTTAACGCTGAATAACTTCAATCAGCTATTTGGCCAAGGTTTCAGTGACGGTGCTTGGCCCTCATTGCTCGATACCCTGCTCTATGCCGGTATCGCCGCACCTATCACCGCCGCTTTTGGTCTGCTCATTGCCTATATCGTGGTTCGCCAGCAATTCCGAGGGAAAAAAACCATCGAGTTCAGCACCATGCTGTGTTTCGCCGTACCGGGAACCGTGGCCGGGGTCTCCTATATTTTGGCCTTTAACAGTGCGCCGGTGTACCTGACTGGCACGGCGGCCATCGTCATTATCTCGATGGTGATGCGAAATGTTCCAGTTGGGATACGTGCCGGGATTGCCGGCCTCGGGCAACTCGATAAATCACTGGACGAGGCCTCACTCAGCTTGCGAGCCGGTTCGCTGCGCACCGTGATTTACATTTTGCTGCCATTGTTGCGTCCGGCGATTTTATCGGCACTGATTTACAGCTTTGTGCGGGCTATGACGACGGTCAGTGCCATTGTTTTCTTGGTGACGCCAGATACGCGAGTCGCCACCTCCTACATCCTTAACCGCGTAGAAGATGGTGAATACGGTATCGCGATTGCCTACGGCTCAATTCTGATTGTGGTGATGCTCGCCATCATCTTCCTATTTGATTATCTGGTTGGCGAAGCGCGAATTGCCCGCTCAAAAGCCAGTAACGCCGAATAA
- the cobT gene encoding nicotinate-nucleotide--dimethylbenzimidazole phosphoribosyltransferase — translation MQTLSSILRTIGPLDSRAMTRAKTRLDGLLKPPGSLGRLEQLAIQLAGMRGLYGHQVERKQIIVMAADHGVYDEGVAVSPRAVTMVQALNMVKGTTGVCVLAANAGVEVKVVDVGIDSETLAGVLDMKVARGSGNIACEAAMTRLQAEDLLLASAKLTLQQAADGVKVFGVGELGMANTTPAAAMVSVFTDSDPQCVVGIGANFPSEQLHHKVAVVRRAIETNQPDGSDGIDVLAKVGGFDLVGMTGVMLGAAAAGLPVVLDGFLSYASALAACRIAPGVHDYLIPSHLSAEKGAVIALNHLQLEPYLQMGMRLGEGSGAALAMHLVDAACAMYNNMGSLAESNIELPTPTI, via the coding sequence ATGCAAACACTGTCATCAATTCTACGCACTATTGGGCCGCTAGATAGCAGGGCCATGACCCGCGCCAAAACACGGCTGGATGGTTTGCTAAAACCCCCTGGTAGCCTAGGGCGTTTAGAGCAATTGGCGATTCAACTGGCTGGAATGCGTGGGTTATATGGTCATCAAGTCGAGCGCAAACAAATCATCGTGATGGCCGCTGACCACGGTGTTTACGATGAGGGGGTGGCTGTCTCCCCGCGCGCCGTGACGATGGTTCAGGCATTGAATATGGTGAAAGGCACCACCGGTGTTTGTGTGCTGGCCGCCAATGCCGGGGTTGAAGTGAAAGTGGTTGATGTGGGGATCGACAGTGAGACGCTAGCGGGCGTGCTAGATATGAAAGTGGCGCGAGGCAGTGGCAATATCGCCTGTGAGGCCGCCATGACCCGCCTGCAAGCTGAAGACTTACTGCTCGCCAGTGCGAAGCTGACATTACAGCAGGCGGCTGATGGTGTGAAAGTGTTTGGTGTGGGCGAATTAGGCATGGCGAATACGACACCAGCGGCGGCGATGGTCAGTGTGTTCACTGACAGCGACCCACAATGTGTTGTGGGGATTGGGGCAAATTTCCCCAGTGAACAATTGCATCATAAAGTGGCGGTTGTCCGGCGGGCGATTGAAACCAATCAACCGGATGGCAGTGATGGTATTGATGTGTTGGCCAAAGTCGGTGGTTTTGATTTGGTGGGTATGACCGGGGTGATGTTAGGTGCGGCGGCTGCAGGTTTGCCGGTGGTGTTGGATGGTTTTCTCTCCTATGCATCGGCATTGGCCGCTTGCCGTATTGCCCCGGGAGTGCATGATTATCTGATTCCATCGCACTTGTCGGCCGAGAAAGGCGCGGTTATCGCTCTCAACCATTTGCAACTTGAGCCTTACCTGCAAATGGGCATGCGCCTAGGTGAGGGGAGCGGTGCGGCGCTCGCCATGCATTTGGTGGATGCGGCCTGCGCGATGTATAACAATATGGGGTCATTGGCGGAGAGTAATATCGAATTGCCAACGCCAACTATTTGA
- a CDS encoding ABC transporter substrate-binding protein gives MKLVPLSALIAAGLALSAWTTVAKAEGRLVIYCSATNAMCEEEAKAFGEKYDVKTSFIRNGSGSTLAKVDAEKKNPQADVWYGGTLDPQSQAGEMDLLHPYASPNLAQIMPQFRDPAKRKGNYSSAVYIGILGLGVNTDRLKEKGLPEPKCWKDLTNPVYKGEIQIADPQSSGTAYTALATFSQLWGEEAAFDYLKKLNANVSQYTKSGIAPARNAARGETTIGIGFLHDYSLEKEKGAPLKLISPCEGSGYEIGGVSILKGARNLDNAKLFVDWVLSKDAQELAWQKGQSYQILTNTTAATSPNSLKLDDLKLINYDMDTYGATEMRKKLITKWVNDVKMGQ, from the coding sequence ATGAAACTTGTACCTCTCTCAGCATTGATCGCCGCCGGCCTCGCCCTAAGCGCCTGGACTACCGTTGCCAAAGCGGAAGGCCGTTTGGTTATTTATTGCAGCGCCACCAATGCCATGTGTGAAGAAGAAGCCAAAGCATTCGGCGAAAAATACGATGTAAAAACCAGCTTTATTCGTAATGGCTCCGGCAGCACGCTGGCCAAAGTGGATGCAGAGAAAAAGAATCCGCAAGCCGATGTTTGGTATGGCGGCACGCTAGACCCGCAGTCACAGGCCGGTGAAATGGATTTACTCCATCCCTACGCCTCTCCTAACTTAGCGCAAATCATGCCGCAGTTCCGTGACCCGGCAAAACGCAAAGGTAATTACTCCTCCGCCGTTTATATCGGCATTTTAGGGCTGGGAGTCAATACTGACCGCCTGAAAGAGAAGGGCCTGCCAGAGCCAAAATGCTGGAAAGACCTGACCAACCCGGTCTATAAAGGCGAAATCCAGATTGCCGATCCGCAAAGCTCTGGCACCGCCTACACCGCACTGGCAACTTTCTCACAGTTATGGGGGGAAGAGGCGGCATTCGATTACCTGAAAAAACTGAATGCCAACGTGTCGCAATACACCAAGTCAGGTATCGCCCCGGCCCGTAACGCCGCACGTGGCGAAACCACCATCGGCATTGGCTTCTTGCATGATTACTCTCTGGAAAAAGAGAAAGGCGCGCCACTGAAATTGATTTCACCCTGCGAAGGGTCTGGCTATGAAATTGGTGGGGTCAGTATTTTGAAAGGGGCGCGGAATCTGGACAATGCCAAGTTATTTGTTGACTGGGTATTGTCAAAAGACGCACAAGAATTGGCATGGCAGAAAGGCCAGTCATACCAGATTCTGACCAACACGACGGCAGCGACCTCCCCTAACTCACTCAAGCTCGACGATCTGAAGCTGATTAACTACGATATGGACACTTATGGTGCCACCGAAATGCGTAAGAAACTGATAACCAAGTGGGTCAATGACGTCAAGATGGGTCAATAA
- a CDS encoding EmmdR/YeeO family multidrug/toxin efflux MATE transporter, translated as MQMGRVSGTVKLKIFCENAWYKKRKSYRVLFWREITPLAIPLFIEGLCVLLMGVFSTLLVSWLGKEAMAAVGLADSFNMLIAAFFASVALGTSVVVSFSLGQRKRKQAQTAARESISLLVLISCLLVLLVHFAGEAIINLMASQADPEVKAMALTYLHLTVWNYPAMAITLVGCGALRGAGNTRLPMFINIAMNILNIAISSVLIYGLWHWQGLGFVGAGIGITLSRYLGALVVVLVLIFGANNTLRIPFKAYFMPFTSAIMFEVLSIGIPASVESVMFSIGKLITQRFVAGMGTEVIAGNFIAFSIVGLINLPGNALGYTSTIIIGTRLGKGQILQPIRQLQHIFWLSTLGVCFIAVLSIPSAGFLAALYTNEPGVIDVVKHLIWINALFMPIWAAAWVLPSGLKGAKDASYTMWVALAGMWGCRIIVGYILGVTLGFGVTGVWMGMFLDWIVRGVLFYRRMSTGRWLWRYRPAA; from the coding sequence ATGCAAATGGGTAGGGTTTCAGGGACTGTTAAGTTGAAAATCTTTTGCGAAAATGCCTGGTATAAAAAGCGAAAATCATATCGGGTACTGTTTTGGCGTGAAATAACGCCGCTGGCGATCCCACTGTTTATTGAAGGCTTGTGCGTGTTGCTGATGGGCGTGTTTAGCACTTTGCTGGTCAGCTGGTTGGGCAAAGAAGCGATGGCCGCGGTGGGGCTGGCCGATAGTTTCAATATGTTGATTGCGGCTTTTTTTGCTTCAGTAGCGCTCGGTACGTCAGTGGTAGTGTCATTCAGCTTGGGCCAGCGCAAGCGCAAACAGGCACAAACCGCGGCACGTGAATCCATCTCCTTGTTAGTCCTCATCTCCTGTTTATTAGTGTTATTGGTGCATTTTGCCGGGGAAGCCATTATCAATCTAATGGCCAGCCAGGCTGATCCTGAAGTTAAGGCGATGGCGTTGACCTACCTGCATTTGACGGTGTGGAATTATCCGGCCATGGCAATAACCCTGGTGGGATGCGGTGCCTTACGCGGCGCGGGTAATACACGGCTGCCGATGTTTATCAATATCGCCATGAATATTCTCAATATTGCCATCAGTAGTGTGCTGATTTACGGTTTGTGGCATTGGCAAGGGCTGGGTTTTGTCGGTGCGGGGATTGGCATCACACTCTCCCGTTATTTAGGTGCCCTGGTCGTGGTGTTGGTGTTGATTTTCGGGGCCAATAATACTCTGCGCATCCCCTTTAAAGCCTATTTTATGCCCTTTACTTCGGCCATCATGTTCGAGGTTTTGAGTATTGGCATTCCTGCCAGTGTTGAGTCGGTGATGTTTAGTATTGGAAAGCTGATTACTCAGCGCTTTGTGGCCGGGATGGGGACAGAAGTCATTGCCGGCAACTTTATTGCATTCTCAATCGTCGGGCTGATTAACTTGCCGGGTAATGCGCTGGGGTATACCTCGACGATTATTATCGGAACCCGCTTGGGGAAAGGGCAGATTTTGCAGCCCATCCGTCAGCTCCAGCATATTTTTTGGCTCTCAACGCTGGGGGTCTGTTTTATTGCGGTGCTGTCTATCCCCAGCGCCGGATTCTTGGCCGCGTTGTATACCAATGAGCCGGGGGTTATCGACGTCGTTAAGCACCTGATTTGGATAAACGCGCTCTTCATGCCAATTTGGGCGGCGGCCTGGGTGCTGCCGTCGGGGTTAAAAGGCGCGAAAGATGCCAGTTACACTATGTGGGTCGCACTTGCTGGAATGTGGGGATGCCGTATTATCGTCGGTTACATTTTGGGGGTGACATTAGGATTTGGTGTCACCGGGGTATGGATGGGGATGTTCCTCGACTGGATAGTGCGCGGCGTACTATTTTACCGCCGGATGTCCACTGGCCGCTGGTTATGGCGTTATCGGCCAGCGGCATAA
- the uhpC gene encoding MFS transporter family glucose-6-phosphate receptor UhpC, with product MSAPPLSSKTLPAEPLTPEQVNARYRYWRPRLMAAMVMGYAAFYLTRKSVNYAMPVMQLELGLDKGDIGLLGTLFYLAYGGSKFVSGIVSDRSQARWIMGIGLMMTGILNVVFTLCHSLPALLVVWTLNGFFQGWGWPPCAKLLSTWYSRNERGTWWGCWNTSISIGGAAVPLLSAFLASHYGWQAALLVPGTIGIVLGIWLCWQLCDKPQQQGLPTIGQWRRDPQDQWQEQQSPPMPMGRIFRDAILRNRTIWLLGVSYVLVYLIRIALNDWGNIWLAESHGVNLLSANATLSLFELGGLFGALFAGWGSDLLFRGQRAPMILLFALGLFLTMTALWLAPVHNYALLSVTFFSIGFFVFGPQMLIGLAATEYTHKDAAGTVTGFLGLFAYLGAALAGWPLAQVLQHYGWQGFFALLTLASAAVGLLLMPLLMTGINRLKAVR from the coding sequence ATGTCAGCACCGCCATTGTCGTCAAAGACTTTACCTGCCGAGCCTTTGACACCGGAACAGGTGAATGCGCGCTACCGCTATTGGCGACCGCGCCTGATGGCCGCCATGGTGATGGGCTATGCCGCCTTTTATCTGACACGCAAAAGTGTCAACTACGCGATGCCGGTGATGCAACTGGAACTGGGTCTGGATAAAGGGGATATCGGCTTACTCGGCACACTGTTTTATTTGGCATATGGCGGCTCAAAATTTGTTTCCGGCATTGTCAGTGACCGCAGCCAAGCGCGCTGGATTATGGGCATCGGTTTGATGATGACCGGGATACTGAATGTGGTCTTTACCCTGTGCCACTCGCTGCCCGCCCTGTTGGTGGTCTGGACTTTAAATGGTTTCTTTCAGGGCTGGGGATGGCCGCCTTGCGCCAAATTGCTAAGTACTTGGTATTCACGCAATGAACGCGGCACTTGGTGGGGATGTTGGAATACGTCCATCAGTATTGGCGGGGCGGCGGTGCCGCTGCTATCGGCTTTTCTGGCCTCGCACTACGGCTGGCAGGCCGCACTGCTTGTGCCCGGGACCATCGGCATTGTGTTAGGTATTTGGTTATGCTGGCAATTGTGTGATAAGCCGCAACAGCAAGGTTTGCCGACCATCGGCCAATGGCGACGAGATCCGCAAGATCAGTGGCAAGAGCAACAAAGCCCGCCCATGCCGATGGGGCGTATTTTTCGCGATGCCATTTTGCGCAACCGCACCATCTGGCTGCTGGGCGTTTCTTATGTGCTGGTCTATTTGATCCGCATTGCCCTCAATGACTGGGGCAATATTTGGTTAGCAGAGAGCCATGGCGTCAATTTGCTCAGTGCCAATGCCACCCTATCACTGTTTGAGTTAGGGGGATTATTTGGCGCGTTATTTGCCGGTTGGGGGTCAGATTTATTATTTCGCGGACAGCGCGCGCCCATGATTTTGCTGTTTGCGCTGGGGTTATTTCTGACCATGACCGCCCTGTGGCTGGCCCCGGTACACAACTATGCGCTGCTATCAGTGACGTTTTTCAGCATCGGCTTTTTTGTTTTTGGACCACAAATGCTGATTGGCCTGGCGGCCACCGAATATACCCATAAAGATGCCGCTGGCACTGTCACGGGGTTCCTCGGGTTATTTGCTTATCTCGGTGCTGCGCTGGCGGGGTGGCCACTGGCGCAAGTATTGCAACATTATGGTTGGCAAGGTTTTTTTGCTTTGCTTACTCTGGCGTCAGCCGCTGTTGGTTTGTTATTGATGCCGCTCTTGATGACCGGCATCAATCGATTGAAAGCAGTACGTTAG